The Carassius gibelio isolate Cgi1373 ecotype wild population from Czech Republic chromosome B12, carGib1.2-hapl.c, whole genome shotgun sequence genome has a segment encoding these proteins:
- the atad1b gene encoding outer mitochondrial transmembrane helix translocase: MVLKEIPTDNITRPLGRNEVIGLLFRLTIFGAVTYFTIKWMVDAIDPTRKQKVEAQKQAEKLMRQIGVQNVKLSEYEMSIAAHLVDPLTMQITWHDIAGLDEVINELKDTVILPIQKRHLFEGSRLLQPPKGVLLYGPPGCGKTLIAKATAKEAGFRFINLQPSTLTDKWYGESQKLAAAVFSLAIKLQPSVIFIDEIDSFLRSRSSSDHEATAMMKAQFMSLWDGLDTDYSCQVIIMGATNRPQDLDSAILRRMPTRFHINQPNVKQRKDILKLILENENVECAVDFGEIAKQTDGFSGSDLREMCRDAALLCVREFVRQECPDEDFIRPIRQEDLQRAIEKMRKSKSAGVQEAFMHVPLD, encoded by the exons ATGGTATTGAAAGAGATTCCAACAGACAATATCACTCGCCCTTTGGGCCGTAACGAGGTCATAGGTTTACTCTTTCGCCTCACAATATTTGGTGCTGTCacatattttacaataaagtGGATGGTGGATGCTATAGATCCGACAAGAAAACAGAAAGTTGAGGCACAAAAACAG GCAGAGAAACTCATGCGGCAGATTGGAGTGCAGAATGTGAAGCTTTCTGAATACGAGATGAGCATTGCAGCTCATCTTGTGGATCCATTGACTATGCAG ATTACATGGCATGACATTGCAGGTCTGGATGAAGTCATCAATGAACTGAAAGATACGGTTATACTTCCGATCCAGAAGAGACATCTTTTTGAAGGATCCAGGCTTCTTCAGCCACCCAAAG GTGTGTTGCTGTATGGACCTCCAGGCTGTGGGAAAACTCTTATAGCCAAAGCTACCGCCAAAGAGGCTGGATTCCGCTTCATTAATCTGCAGCCTTCCACTCTCACTGACAAATGGTATGGAGAATCCCAGAAACTAGCTGCAGCTGTGTTTTCGCTGGCCATCAAGTTACAACCTTCTGTTATCTTCATCGATGAGATTG ATTCCTTTCTGAGGAGTCGCTCAAGTTCAGACCATGAGGCCACCGCTATGATGAAGGCTCAGTTCATGAGCTTATGGGATGGACTGGATACTGACTACAGCTGCCAG GTCATAATAATGGGAGCCACCAATCGGCCACAAGATCTTGATTCTGCTATACTCCGAAGGATGCCAACAAGATTCCACATCAATCAGCCT aaTGTCAAGCAGAGGAAAGACATATTAAAGCTGATCCTGGAGAATGAGAAT GTGGAGTGTGCTGTGGACTTTGGTGAAATTGCAAAACAGACTGATGGGTTCTCTGGAAGTGACCTCAGAGAGATGTGCCGAGATGCTGCTCTGCTTTGTGTGCGTGAATTTGTGCGTCAAGAATG TCCAGATGAAGACTTCATCCGCCCAATCAGACAGGAAGACTTGCAGAGGGCAATCGAGAAGATGAGGAAGTCCAAATCTGCTGGAGTGCAAGAGGCATTTATGCATGTACCACTGGACTGA
- the minpp1b gene encoding multiple inositol polyphosphate phosphatase 1b, translating to MKTTYFLANFLITSLSVMVGFSFSKLARPTVPAIAHHFGTKGRYEEVNPHLLDHILFVNKSLVAPPSSDCRAIHMVSVIRHGTRYPTTKNVKKIARLFDLVSSHASGSASCLNDIKTWKMWYTEDMDGRLVEKGRDDHRHLAMRLAQSFPTLISEDHLRANRIEFITSSKHRCVDSVKAFQEGLHRFWDVEDMDYKHYVDDSLMRFFDHCERFVESVEKNKTALKEVERFKSSAEMDAVRRKISSRLQIPYSQFTPDMAEAAFFLCSYEFAIKSENSPWCDLLDESDAQVLEYKNDLKQYWKRGYGHDINRKSSCPLFHDIFKRLDKAADYYRSGEVKKTATIQVGHGETLLPLLSLMSFYKDKKPLTAENFSLQHSRTFRTSQIIPYAANLVFVLYECSDGLRLQLFLNEKLMTFPNMNHSAPLYETVRKHYSKLLSGCEFNKECNVPQSNLRNTEL from the exons ATGAAAACAACTTACTTCCTCGCGAACTTTCTAATCACTTCTTTGAGCGTTATGGTTGGTTTTTCATTCTCTAAACTTGCCAGGCCAACGGTACCGGCGATAGCGCATCACTTTGGAACAAAAGGCAGGTACGAGGAAGTGAACCCACATCTATTAGATCACATTTTGTTTGTGAACAAATCACTGGTAGCTCCCCCGTCTTCAGATTGCCGTGCAATTCACATGGTGTCGGTTATACGCCACGGAACGCGCTATCCAACCAccaaaaatgtgaaaaagatCGCGCGATTGTTTGATCTGGTCTCGTCTCACGCATCGGGTTCAGCCTCATGTCTAAATGATATTAAGACATGGAAGATGTGGTACACTGAAGACATGGACGGCAGACTGGTTGAGAAGGGGCGCGATGACCACAGGCATTTGGCTATGAGACTGGCACAGTCGTTCCCCACTTTGATTTCGGAGGATCATCTCCGTGCCAACCGCATTGAGTTCATCACCAGCTCCAAGCATCGCTGTGTTGATAGTGTCAAAGCTTTTCAAGAGGGTCTTCACCGATTTTGGGATGTTGAGG atatggATTACAAACACTATGTGGATGATTCATTAATGAGATTCTTTGACCATTGTGAGAGATTTGTTGAAAGCGTTGAGAAAAACAAAACCGCTTTGAAAGAGGTAGAACGCTTTAAATCTTCAGCAGAAATGGATGCAGTACGGAGGAAAATATCCAGTCGCCTTCAGATTCCATACAGTCAGTTCACCCCAG ATATGGCAGAGGCCGCTTTCTTTTTGTGTTCCTATGAGTTTGCCATCAAATCCGAGAACTCTCCCTGGTGTGATCTGCTGGATGAGTCTGATGCTCAA GTCCTGGAGTACAAAAATGACCTGAAACAGTACTGGAAGAGGGGATATGGGCATGACATCAACCGTAAATCCAGCTGCCCTCTCTTTCATGATATTTTCAAGCGTCTTGATAAGGCTGCTGATTACTACAG ATCTGGAGAAGTAAAAAAGACTGCCACCATCCAGGTTGGACATGGTGAAACCTTGCTGCCTCTGCTCTCTCTGATGTCCTTTTATAAGGATAAAAAACCTTTAACTGCAGAGAATTTTTCATTGCAGCACAGCCGCACATTCCGCACCAGTCAGATTATACCTTATGCTGCAAATTTAGTCTTTGTCCTGTACGAATGCAGTGATGGACTCCGTTTACAGTTGTTTCTCAATGAGAAGTTAATGACTTTTCCCAACATGAACCATTCGGCTCCACTGTATGAAACGGTCAGAAAGCATTATTCAAAGCTCCTCAGTGGCTGTGAGTTTAATAAGGAATGTAATGTGCCTCAGTCAAACCTCAGGAACACTGAACTTTGA
- the papss2b gene encoding bifunctional 3'-phosphoadenosine 5'-phosphosulfate synthase 2b, translating to MSGMKKQRTDLQRATNVVYQAHHVSRSKRGQVVGTRGGFRGCTVWLTGLSGAGKTTIGFALEEYLVSHAIPCYSLDGDNIRHGLNKNLGFTSTDREENIRRIAEVAKLFADAGLVCITSFISPFTKDRNDARKIHESAGLPFFEVFVNAPLEVCESRDVKGLYKKARAGEIKGFTGIDSGYEKPEAPELVLKTEELTVNDCIQQLVDLLKEQDIVPTGVTEEVNELFVPENKLDLVLSDANILPALTITELDLQWVQVLSEGWATPLKGFMREREFLQVLHFGTLLDGGVINMSVPIVLPVSKDDKEKLNGCTAFALEFKGQKVAIMRNPEFYEHRKEERCARQWGTTCPQHPYIKMVMESGDWLAGGDLEVFERIRWNDGLDQYRLTPRELRQKCKDMRADAIFAFQLRNPVHNGHALLMQDTKRRLLERGYKKPVLLLHPLGGWTKEDDVPLDWRMKQHAAVLDEGVLDPENTIVAIFPSPMMYAGPTEVQWHCRARMIAGANFYIVGRDPAGMPHPETKKDLYEPTHGGKVLTMAPGLTSLEIIPFRVAAYNKVKKAMDFYDKERHGEFEFISGTKMRSLARSGENPPDGFMATKAWKVLAEYYSSLQKDQ from the exons ATGTCTGGGATGAAAAAGCAAAGAACG GATCTGCAGAGAGCAACCAATGTTGTGTACCAGGCTCACCATGTGAGCCGAAGCAAGCGTGGCCAGGTGGTTGGGACCAGAGGTGGATTTCGTGGATGTACTGTCTGGCTGACAG GGCTGTCTGGTGCTGGAAAGACTACAATTGGATTTGCCCTAGAGGAATATCTAGTTTCTCATGCCATTCCTTGCTACTCACTCGATGGTGACAATATTCGACATGGCCTAAATAAGAACTTGGGCTTCACGTCCACAGACAGGGAAGAGAATATCCGACGTATTGCTGAGGTGGCCAAATTGTTTGCTGATGCCGGACTGGTTTGCATAACTAGTTTCATTTCTCCATTTACAAAG GATCGAAATGACGCCAGGAAGATCCATGAGAGCGCGGGTCTTCCATTCTTTGAGGTGTTTGTAAATGCCCCACTGGAGGTGTGCGAGAGCAGAGATGTCAAAGGGCTTTATAAAAAGGCCCGTGCTGGAGAGATTAAAG GTTTTACGGGAATAGACTCTGGCTATGAGAAACCTGAAGCCCCTGAGCTTGTGTTGAAGACTGAAGAGCTCACTGTCAATGACTGCATTCAGCAGCTAGTGGATCTCTTGAAGGAACAG GATATTGTGCCCACTGGTGTGACAGAAGAAGTGAATGAGCTCTTTGTTCCTGAAAACAAGCTGGACCTGGTGCTGAGTGACGCCAATATACTCCCTGCTTTAACCATCACAGAG ctggatTTGCAGTGGGTTCAGGTTCTATCCGAGGGCTGGGCGACTCCACTGAAGGGATTCATGAGGGAGAGGGAATTCCTGCAAGTCTTGCACTTTGGAACTTTGCTCGatg GTGGAGTCATCAACATGTCTGTTCCCATTGTGCTGCCTGTATCCAAGGACGACAAAGAGAAGCTGAATGGTTGCACAGCTTTTGCCCTGGAGTTCAAAGGTCAAAAGGTGGCAATCATGCGCAACCCTGAGTTTTATGAGCATCGTAAAGAAGAGAGATGTGCCAGGCAGTGGGGGACAACATGCCCCCAACATCCATACATCAAG ATGGTAATGGAGAGTGGTGATTGGCTGGCCGGTGGAGACCTTGAGGTGTTTGAGAGAATTAGGTGGAATGATGGTCTTGACCAGTATCGTCTCACTCCACGGGAGCTTAGACAGAAATGTAAAGACATGAGAGCAG ATGCCATTTTTGCATTCCAGTTGCGTAATCCTGTGCACAACGGCCATGCGCTCCTGATGCAGGACACTAAGCGTCGTCTGTTGGAGCGAGGCTACAAAAAGCCTGTGCTGCTGCTGCATCCTCTGGGTGGCTGGACCAAAGAGGATGATGTACCGCTGGACTGGCGCATGAAACAGCATGCTGCTGTTCTGGACGAAGGAGTATTGGATCCAGAAAACACCATTGTGGCCATTTTCCCCTCACCCATGATGTATGCTGGGCCTACAGAG GTACAGTGGCATTGTCGGGCCAGGATGATCGCAGGGGCCAACTTTTACATTGTAGGACGAGATCCAGCAGGTATGCCCCATCCAGAGACAAAGAAGGACCTGTATGAGCCCACACACGGTGGAAAAGTCCTGACCATGGCACCAGGCCTGACCTCTCTAGAGATTATTCCCTTCAGAGTTGCTGCATACAACAAAGTTAAGAAGGCCATGGACTTCTATGACAAGGAAAG acatGGTGAATTTGAGTTCATCTCGGGGACCAAAATGCGGAGCCTTGCCCGCAGCGGGGAGAACCCCCCTGATGGTTTCATGGCCACAAAAGCGTGGAAAGTCCTAGCCGAGTACTACAGTTCTCTACAGAAAGACCAGTGA